A genomic region of Papaver somniferum cultivar HN1 chromosome 7, ASM357369v1, whole genome shotgun sequence contains the following coding sequences:
- the LOC113293094 gene encoding probable WRKY transcription factor 49 produces MEEYLLRAATNWFDGSSEDDAELVRELLDNESPFFMLPDIVDSSQNERGFSSAEQPLTPVNPLVSRANVLYSGPTIGDIETALSFTNHHQQQHNDESSDMSISRNGFSIIEKGLSKVDNKYTLKIKSCGDGMSDDGYKWRKYGQKSIKNSPNPRSYYRCTNPRCSAKKQVERSREDPETLIITYEGLHLHFAYSHFIPTKSHTNITAPATTATTNPHPPSKKSKTNSSVSQVEDDQVLKAQHLVDVTNSDPVYISPSEDIFQQPGGICSQGLLEDMVPLMIRNPSNNTNTSYSNSSYSSSSPSSCSSFSWSPNSSYYDFDIGSAISRAT; encoded by the exons ATGGAGGAATATTTACTTAGAGCAGCAACTAATTGGTTTGATGGGTCATCAGAAGATGATGCGGAGTTAGTAAGAGAGCTTCTTGATAATGAATCACCTTTCTTTATGTTACCTGACATTGTAGATTCTAGTCAAAACGAACGCGGTTTTTCATCAGCGGAGCAACCATTAACTCCGGTTAATCCTTTAGTTTCGAGGGCTAACGTTCTCTACTCAGGGCCAACTATTGGAGATATTGAGACAGCGCTATCATTCACaaatcatcaccagcagcaacacaatGATGAATCCAGTGACATGAGCATCTCACGCAACGG gttttCGATAATAGAGAAGGGTTTGAGCAAGGTTGATAACAAGTATACGTTAAAAATCAAAAGTTGTGGAGATGGAATGAGTGATGATGGTTATAAATGGAGAAAATATGGGCAAAAGTCAATCAAAAACAGCCCTAATCCAAG GAGTTATTATAGGTGTACAAACCCAAGGTGCAGTGCCAAGAAGCAGGTGGAACGATCGAGGGAGGACCCAGAGACGCTTATCATAACCTATGAAGGGCTCCACCTCCATTTTGCCTACTcccatttcataccaaccaaatCTCACACCAACATCACCGCCCCTGCTACCACCGCCACTACCAACCCTCACCCACCTTCCAAAAAATCCAAGACGAACAGCAGCGTTTCTCAGGTAGAAGATGATCAAGTACTTAAAGCTCAACATTTGGTGGACGTGACAAACTCAGACCCAGTTTACATATCGCCTTCAGAAGATATATTTCAACAGCCGGGCGGTATATGTTCACAAGGTTTGCTTGAAGATATGGTACCTTTGATGATAAGAAACCCATCCAACAATACCAACACTTCATATTCAAATTCTTCTTATTCATCCTCCTCTCCGTCTTCATGTTCTTCCTTTTCCTGGTCACCTAATAGTTCttattatgattttgatattggaaGTGCTATTTCTAGAGCCACTTAA
- the LOC113298817 gene encoding uncharacterized protein LOC113298817, with amino-acid sequence METSSVFLHTATYPFGCSPRRTNRFSVRPLNKLLQHSQLNGRFQNPKTLKNLVSCSKPVSIRSSISPHFRNCFKCSYSSSSSSNSASEVENPLTKFAKTLSLDSVKKSLSELTPFDICKWSGIVSIAIAATKWTVNLLLSPFFWMYFSWTWLFWPWFLAVGLAVYGLYCLRKHSNGEANIFEQLAIVTSAFTWLTIVPPAHFNGYLEGWPFVFFFVYHYFFFFNASIRKRLYGDYYLPAHDPKWDIVVPSLFRYLFFTGAMIGHWFAAMEGPELHLIRGGWRNFGVWGLIIATLFMHYNSSLYLAKYSEKVVVPTSVVQFGPYRFVRHPIYASTMMLLGTHCVALRAPLSLLFIIAVCVVYYDQKAKLEESLLLETFGEKYTEYMNKVKYKFIPFLY; translated from the coding sequence ATGGAAACCAGTTCAGTTTTCCTTCACACAGCAACCTACCCATTTGGGTGTTCTCCTAGAAGAACAAACAGATTTTCAGTCAGACCGTTGAACAAACTCTTACAACACTCACAGTTAAATGGgagatttcaaaaccctaaaaccctcaAAAACCTAGTGAGTTGCTCCAAACCCGTAAGCATTAGGTCATCAATATCACCCcatttcagaaattgcttcaaatGCTCATATTCAAGCAGCAGCAGTAGTAATAGTGCCTCTGAAGTAGAAAACCCATTAACCAAATTTGCAAAAACCCTTTCTTTGGATTCAGTGAAGAAATCTTTATCTGAATTAACACCTTTTGATATCTGCAAATGGTCTGGGATTGTTTCAATTGCTATTGCTGCAACGAAATGGACGGTAAATCTTTTACTCAGTCCTTTTTTCTGGATGTATTTTAGTTGGACTTGGTTATTTTGGCCTTGGTTTCTAGCTGTGGGTCTTGCAGTTTACGGTCTTTATTGTCTTCGTAAACATTCGAATGGGGAAgcaaatatctttgaacaattagccATAGTGACTTCAGCTTTTACTTGGTTAACCATTGTTCCACCAGCTCATTTTAATGGATACCTTGAAGGATGGCCATTTGTGTTCTTCTTTGTGTatcattatttcttcttcttcaatgctaGTATAAGGAAACGTCTTTATGGTGATTATTATCTCCCTGCGCATGATCCAAAATGGGATATCGTGGTACCCAGTTTGTTTCGATATTTGTTCTTTACTGGTGCAATGATTGGTCATTGGTTTGCGGCAATGGAAGGACCTGAATTGCACTTAATTCGCGGTGGTTGGAGAAACTTCGGAGTTTGGGGTTTGATAATTGCAACGCTTTTTATGCACTACAACTCAAGTTTGTATCTAGCTAAGTATTCTGAGAAGGTTGTGGTGCCAACTTCAGTTGTTCAATTTGGTCCCTATAGATTTGTTCGACATCCAATTTATGCGTCTACGATGATGCTTCTTGGAACGCACTGTGTTGCACTTCGGGCACCTCTAAGTTTGCTGTTTATAATTGCCGTCTGTGTGGTTTATTATGACCAGAAAGCGAAATTGGAAGAGAGCTTGTTGCTGGAGACATTTGGGGAGAAATATACCGAGTACATGAATAAAGTTAAGTACAAGTTCATCCCTTTCCTATATTAG